The Neoarius graeffei isolate fNeoGra1 chromosome 7, fNeoGra1.pri, whole genome shotgun sequence genome includes a region encoding these proteins:
- the hif1aa gene encoding hypoxia inducible factor 1 subunit alpha a isoform X2 — MGQSCERRKARCRDAARCRRVKETEVFNQLANQLPLHHSITESLDKASIIRLTLSYLHLRSALNAVMMGEQSELDTQWSASCLKALDGFLMILSQDGDVVYASETVSKCLGIPQIDLSGQSVFDFTHPCDHEEIREMLVNRTGSCKKMRDEQSCLLRMKCTLTNRGRTVNLRSATWKVLHCSGHVRVECTQSSVCEEGSTPASYLVLICEPIPHPANIEVLLDSRTFLSKHALNMRFSYCDERVTHLLGYEPEDLLQRSVYDFYHALDSDSLTKTHHTLFVKGQACTGQYRMLVKGGGFVWVKTQATIIYSNKNSQPQCVICLNYVLSSVEEPELVLSLHQSVIKQEKEDESGTERETRSQEAVTRINEDKKEERRDGETELEAEADVTLDFPNAERSVLKDAPLYNDVMLPSTSILSPLSLPTEPPCATLPQLEDFPFPSSSPAPVSSTHSSTQDVDDLELEMLAPYISMDNDHQLHMDTRTDGPENLDSTQKNTGTHTQHREQLDEDLSSAGQPSHKRKFETTTLSHVTGLVVTDSPPVKRSKVTVSEAHPPATVPETLTILLLPSDMLNQIMVGGAIIKPLPHTTH, encoded by the exons ACAGAGCTGCGAGCGGAGGAAGGCGAGGTGTCGTGATGCGGCACGATGTAGGCGGGTGAAGGAGACTGAGGTGTTTAATCAGCTGGCCAATCAGCTTCCTCTCCATCACAGCATCACTGAGAGCCTCGATAAAGCCTCGATCATCCGTCTCACGCTGAGCTACCTGCACCTGCGCTCGGCTCTCAACGCAG TGATGATGGGCGAGCAGTCCGAGTTGGACACTCAGTGGAGCGCTTCTTGTCTGAAGGCCCTCGACGGCTTCCTCATGATTCTGTCTCAGGATGGAGACGTTGTTTATGCATCAGAAACCGTCAGCAAGTGTCTGGGAATCCCTCAG ATCGATCTGTCAGGACAGAGTGTGTTTGATTTCACTCACCCATGTGACCATGAAGAGATCAGAGAGATGCTGGTCAACAGAACAG GTTCCTGTAAGAAAATGAGGGATGAGCAGAGTTGCTTGTTGCGGATGAAGTGCACCCTGACCAATAGGGGGCGCACTGTCAACCTCAGATCTGCTACATGGAAG GTTCTCCACTGTTCCGGTCACGTCCGTGTGGAGTGCAcacagagcagtgtgtgtgaagaGGGCAGCACGCCAGCGTCATACCTGGTGCTGATCTGTGAGCCGATCCCACATCCAGCCAACATCGAGGTTCTTCTAGATTCCAGAACTTTCCTGAGCAAACATGCGCTCAACATGCGCTTCTCCTACTGCGATGAACG ggtcacacACTTATTGGGTTATGAGCCTGAGGATCTCCTTCAACGTTCTGTGTACGATTTTTATCACGCTCTGGACTCGGACAGTCTCACCAAGACACACCACACCT tgtttgtGAAGGGCCAGGCCTGTACAGGTCAGTACCGGATGCTGGTGAAGGGTGGAGGCTTTGTGTGGGTCAAGACTCAGGCCACCATCATTTACAGCAACAAAAATTCTCAACCGCAGTGCGTCATCTGCCTCAACTACGTCCTCAG CAGTGTTGAAGAACCCGAGCTCgttctctctctccatcagtcCGTGATAAAGCAGGAAAAGGAGGATGAgagtgggacagagagagagacacggagcCAGGAAGCAGTGACTCGGATAAACGAGGACaagaaagaggagaggagagacggaGAAACGGAGCTAGAGGCTGAGGCTGACGTCACACTGGACTTCCCTAACGCAG AAAGGTCAGTGCTCAAAGACGCTCCTCTCTACAATGACGTCATGCTGCCCTCCACCAGCATCCTTTCACCTCTGTCGCTGCCCACTGAACCACCCTGTGCCACCCTGCCCCAGCTGGAGGACTTCCCCTTCCCATCATCCTCCCCTGCTCCAGTCTCGTCCACTCACAGCTCCACTCAG GATGTAGATGATCTGGAGTTGGAGATGTTGGCTCCATATATCTCCATGGATAATGATCATCAGCTCCACATGGATACACGCACGGATGGTCCGGAGAATCTTGATTCCACCCAGAAAAACACcggaacacacacacagcacag AGAACAGCTGGATGAAGATCTGTCTTCCGCAGGTCAGCCAAGCCATAAGAGAAAATTTGAAACTACTACTCTGTCTCATGTCACAGGGCTG